In one Magallana gigas chromosome 7, xbMagGiga1.1, whole genome shotgun sequence genomic region, the following are encoded:
- the LOC105348485 gene encoding U6 snRNA-associated Sm-like protein LSm4 → MLPLSLLRTAVNHPMLVELKNGETYNGHLVSCDNWMNINLREVICTSRDGDRFWRMPECYIRGSTIKYLRIPDEVIDMVKEEVIQKSKGRGEMRGRGGPQRGGRGGRGAFGSRGGGRGGGRGGQQRPGKGRGD, encoded by the exons ATG ttgcCATTATCATTATTAAGGACAGCTGTCAATCATCCTATG CTTGTTGAGTTAAAGAATGGAGAGACATATAACGGTCATTTAGTCAGCTGTGATAACTGGATGAACATCAATTTGAGGGAAGTCATTTGTACATCTAGG GATGGTGACCGGTTTTGGAGAATGCCCGAATGTTACATCAGAGGGAGCACCATCAAATATCTCAGAATACCCGATGAGGTGATAGACATGGTTAAGGAGGAGGTCATCCAGAAGTCAAAGGGCAGGGGAGAGATGAGGGGTCGAGGGGGCCCCCAAAGGGGCGGTCGTGGAGGAAGAG GTGCATTCGGAAGCAGGGGTGGGGGACGAGGAGGTGGGCGTGGGGGGCAGCAGAGGCCCGGCAAGGGTAGGGGAGACTGA